The Ostrea edulis chromosome 1, xbOstEdul1.1, whole genome shotgun sequence genomic sequence GCTTGTACACTCGCTTCTGCACCGTTCTCGTTGAATGCGAGCAAAGTTCCAAAAATGAGCTTTTGGTAATAACGTTTCTGAGTGCATTGTCCTATCGAACAGATGTGTTACGGGGTCCTCCAGATCTTGTACGGCCTTTGAAGTCATTTGTTAACTGGTAATTTCTAACAATTCTACAGATGGTTTAATGGTGATGAGCCACTTGATAATCAGGTTTTCTCAATGACATACCTGCTTCTCTCATTTCAATCATCTGCCCTCGGATAGCATTGGAAACTTGCGGAGGACGGATCATTTCGATGTACAAGAAAAGTAAACATAATTGTCAAACTGTACACGTTAAATAAAGAGCCAAAGCATTGTGTCCAAAACTTGCAATTCTGTTGGAAGTGTGTACAATAGTCGCCCGGGCGATTCTCGGCCATCATAGTGGGCAATAGACAATTGAATACAGGTTTATTGTAAACGAACTGAATAGCGATcctgatttcaaaattattgatgttttcaagaaaaatatatataggagTAACTTTAGGGTTAGTGTATAAACCTTTTTCATAAcgattatattttctttaaaaaaaattaactttgagttcaaagtgatatccttgTATAACAAACTATGGTTTCCCATTCAAAAACCCCTCCAGTTGCGAATAAATGGTCTATGggtgtgcttttgttttgattcgctaatctgagtgtggtctcttatggcgtcacaaattcaggaaatcgggaacgataatcgggtaacgattttctattccgactacctttgcacttcaatttcttTGAATTAATATCGTTTTTAATcttaaaaaagtatttttatgaggagtctatgaaacaaagttgataattatggaaAGAAAACGCATTGTTAAAAACCGtttcctatgacctttaagttTAAGAAGAAAGACTCCAGGTATTCAATTACTTCTCTAGAAAAAACTTATTGAAAACGAAAATTACCTGACAATATATGAGAAGTTTCTACTGGCTGTGGCTGTTGGTTTGATTTGGTAGACTTCTGCTGCGGTAGGCTGGTGGAAAATGAGGGAGTGGATTGCGGAGGAACTGTTGCTGGATTCTCACCTTAAACATAAGGTATGAATATCATAACTGCTATTCTTTAAAATTATATTACCGCTCgatattttacatttatcaAGAAAATACAATTACATACCGATAGATCATCATTATGATGTACCATGAAATATAATCTATTCAAAATtcaatttgtcaaaaataattttgaattacaatgtACAAGCAAGAGAGAAAGCTGTAAAATTTCATATGTCAGCTATTGATATCTAACAACCGATCTAAGAAGTTAACGTTGACGAGATTTAAACAGTATATTAACAAATTACATGTTGATGACTGCCAAATCTGAACTATAAGTGTCGCTTTCTTAGAGGATTGTGGATACATTGAATTTCCCCAGTCTTGGTTGATGTAAAGGAGATACCCAGGGCCGGTAGATACTGGAGTCCAAATCCGCATGGTGGCATTGGACGCAGAACAGATAATACCACCGAAGTTAGAAACAGTCTGATCATTCTGGACGGCTCCCGAGATGGGGAAAAGAAAACCGGCATTGTTTCCTGTATTCACCCAAACCTACATAAATTCAACTGCTTTCTTAAGATGTATTCATGATTTATTTCGTACATGCCCGGAATTTGAATGATATAATCTAAGGAACCTACCTTAGCAATAAGTAAATCTTTACTTTGGTCATATGCTGTGTGGAATAAGAGATCTGGATGGTGGTCTTGACTTAGTTCAGCTGTTACAAAGTGAGTGTTCGTAACTCTCCATACTTTAATTCGAACACGACCGTGTGACCATGACTCTTTTGCGGAACCCCAACCATCATCAGCCGAGAAGAGTTGACCTAACATAAAACAATTCTTTCTTAAACtctcaaaattaattttcttttgcAAAATatacttcatacatgtatacggATTTATGCTATTTCATTGTTGTTTTtcctgtccgtccgtctgtctgtgtaAATGTCTTCGTGATTCTCCTTTAAAACAATGACGTGATGAAATGATTGTGGGATACGACTTGTACTTAGAACTCTGGATCGTGTTCCTAGGGTTGTAGAAAATGCATTACGTCCAACAAATTTTGAATGCCCGAGCTTCAATTCCTGAACCAATTCACATCAATAGGCTCAAACTACTAGTATTTAAAGTAGACTGTAATTGGCTATGACTGTATTTGTGAATCTGTGATCCAAATTTTTGGCTCGTGTTGTCTGGGTTTGAAGAAAATGGATGAGGCCCAAAATCCTTCATTTCCTTGGCTATCATAAATCCATGCCAGGGTATGATTTGTACATGCAGTCTTAACATGTAACAAGATGTAGTCGCGAAATATGAATAGAAATGCCATCATTGAATGGTACGCCGAATTCCTCCACTGGGTCAATCAATCAGAAATGTATTGCGCGTTGCTGATATAAACTCGAATGTCGATGATTTCCACTTTCTGTTTATGGTAACACAAAACGCATCCCTGCCGTTCCATGCAGATTTCATCAGCATAAGATTCTGTTGCAATAAGCACATTCATTgttgtatgtacaatgtagaaAAGATCTTTATTCAAGAGCGCTTACATTTTTAAATGTGTATACTATTTTGTGCCTTGTGTTAAAGATAGTAATAAATTTCAAACACCATCGTGAATGTGAAAACTGCTGCCTTAAATGCATCCATATCAACAACCAAtccattttattaattttacatcGAAAATTGTATAATAAAGATTATATAGTTTCATTTATTAGATTGGTCACATTGCCGAATTTGACAAATCAGAGGCTATTTTCCTAATCATGTTAAAATACAAATAagaattgaaaattttgaataattatcagtcattttcatataaagcaagaaaagaatatattagatttattctatatgaacaaatgaagataatgaatagtgatcagTTTCATGAATCCTATAAAAAATCtcatttggttttttttccatcGGCgaaacttgggtaccctatattcagagttctataccttttctctttaatagtaaatggAACCGGAGCGATATAATTGTCTGTTAGTAAATCCGTATCAATCTTGCTATTGAAACAATTCAaaacgattttttttatgttaatcAAAATAAAAGGTCTCATACTTTGTTTTTCAAATCATCTTCATTTATAAATCAATTAGGTCACTCACACTTTTCTTCTtacaatcaaaatgaagcagTTATTTTGCCATGGCAACGATCGTACATAACTACCACGGTATAGTATAAGCTTGTCGGATTCCGCCATTAAGTTCTATAGTATTATATGTAGTTTGAAGATAAATTGTTGTCATGTGTGCCAGAAATGGTTCAGTGGGTAGTCTTGACTATAATAAGATCTATGGTTCAGTTGGTAGTCTTGACTATAAGATCtaggcatactataaaacctggcctggccccattggcatggcctggcctcaaaattggcctggccccaattttggcctctaattatgttccatcccaaattttggcctggcctcaaaagttggcctggcctcaaatttggcctctaaaaaaATGTTTGGCCTCAgccaaaaaatttttttttattcaaatttttaattgatttgattgatttattattggttttagtttttcaaactCATAGCACATAAATGATacgtttctgttgttttgtaaatgtgtactttgaaataatcatgaactaacaccaatctgattgattttattgattatctattgatcagtgtattgaataaatcattttcttttcccttcacAACAAAACCGATTGCACAACTAATGAAACGattggcatattgattttgtttcagaattatgattaatttcattgatttattattggtattagtttttcaaagttgtagaaataaaatgatatatgtacattagaataaacatgaactactaccaatctgattgatttcattgattatcTATTGTTTAGTTTATTGACAAAATCATTGGCTTTTCCCTTCCTAacttatgtactagtacaccaaaaagtatactgatgaaatgattgatttattgatatattttgtattcaatagaattcaatttgatatcaatttacatattATGAAAGTGTTACAATTGTGTTGTCATTATAATGAGCAGCACACATTCAGAACAGCTAGAGCATGTGGtcttaatgttttcaatgtgCAGATACCACGCATTTAGTGTTACTTGTTTAATTTCCAATGcatgataaatgacattttttaaaaatgaaaataaacatagTGAAGTGTTTGCTAGCATAATGATAATAGCCAATGATTTAAGgattttagatttgtattttagtCTTCTATACTTTACGTAGAATGAACAATGTTGATTAAAACGGATTTTATGtattataaacatttctttcttgatttcataATTAAGTTTCAATATTCATTGCAAAAGTGACAAGTTCCCATGCTCTGAAGGCCTGCCCTGTCAGGATAAAGGGAATATCTATCACCATATTAAAGGATTGTGATGAAAACTTTTGCTGAAGTTGGAAATTCCATTGTACAGAAACAATGGAGCAGTCCAACATTTGCAAATAgggtgtgtttgatacaacaGGAATATTTTAATTAGTAACGCATCTTATGATTGTGCCTAAACTAAATAAGGTATACAAAATTGTCtgtctgaattttcaaaattgtgatttttttttcttctggtttTGTGATAAAGTAACAGTAAAACAGAACTAATTACAATCTGTCCACCGGCCCTTTTCTTATTTCATATCAAAGCCTGCATTAGTTAACAAAAAATTCGTTTGAATCTCTATCTAATCACTGCAGCAGCTATATCTAAGCaaatatcagatacatgtaatgctcATAATATTGTCTTATAATGGagaaaattttttttatgcatCTACAAATTCACAAAGTGCAGCTTTAATTTTGTTCTTAATGTTTTTAGACTGTCATCAAAATCATCTTTTCATTCTGATAACTAATGAAAATAAACGTTCTGTGCAGAGCTGTGTGACATTTCAAACCCTATACCATAGATTAACCTCAACCTTGACTTCCTGTCAAGACCCGTGCTGTAGAACTCTGTgttaaattaatgttgtaaataaTCTGATATCCCACTGCAGTACTagtgttacatgtttatttcaaatagtttaAACAGATGTGGACATCCTTAATTCAACAAAAGTTGTAGTTTCAATCTGTATGATTTATGGTAGTATTTTTATACCTAGATATCAAACTCATTTTTCTTATCAATGAGAGTGATTAAGGCGGTACACTACATTGCAGTGTGTGAAGTGTGATGTTTCATCATTAAActagtgtgaatttgtttttttaattcattatcaataagtgaagtggatcattagtaaaatgagagttttcaatgtgcatatttacaaaacaacacaaacatatcatttatgtacaacaattttgaaaaatcaaaaccaataataaaacaatggaGTCAATCATAATtgtgaaaaaaatcaataagccAATAATTTCATTACTTCCGTATACCTTTTTggtgtgtactagtacatatgtTAGGAAGGGGAAAATCATTTAATCAATCAACTGATCAAtagattttcaataaaatcaatcagattggtggtagttcatgattattttgatGTGCACATTCACAAAATAACACAAACATAACATTCaagttcaacaattttgaaaaaacaaaaccgataataaataaatgaaattaatcataattctggaaaaaaaaaatcactatgccaatctttcatttattttagttttatatatatacgtgtTTTGTTGTATACTagtacatacagatatgaagggaaaagatttgatcaataaactgatcaatagatattcgataaaatcaatcagatgggtggtagttcatgattattttaaagtgcacatttacaaaacaacagaaacatataatttatgtgctatgactttgaaaaactaaaaccaataataaatcaatgaattcaatcgaaattttgaataaaaaaaaaaatttttttggttgaggccaaaaaattttttagaggccaaatttgaggccaggccaacttttgaggccaggccaaaatttgggatggaacataattagaggccaaaattggggccaggccaattttgaggcAGGCCAGGCCAATGGGACCTCTATGTTTCAGTTGGTAGTCTTGACTATAATAAGATCTATGTTTCAGTGGATAGTCTTGACTATAATAAGATCTATGTTTCAGTGGGTAGTCTTGACTATAATAATATCTATGGTTCAGTGGGTACTCTTGACTATAATAAGATCTATCACACCTACCATTTTTACGACACGGTGCCCATATTCTGACATGACTTCTGTTATAGCCGTATATCACGCCTCCCCATGATGTATCGTTGTCAGGCCCCAGAGCAGTCATAGAACCTAGGGGATAGTATAAAAGTTCCTACTTATGCTACAGCCAAGTGATGGGGCTGGACATACAGTTTCTTAATTCATTTTCTCTCTTTCCTTTATAAATGACAATGGACACCAAAGCTATCcagtacatgaaaggtgaatataacgaacagtgatcaatctcataactcctataatgtaaaacttacatgtatacggcaccaattttgatgcaccagatgcgcatttcgacaaataatgtctcttcagtgatgctcaaccgacatttttgaaatccgaaataacaattaacttgtaagagctattttagggaaaaacagagtgccaaaaagtgaagtcaaattcgtctaagaataagagctatgcatgagggagataatccttaattttgaaattaatttctaaattttatcacagcaattaaacaaacgtccgtattttcaagctagtaacgaagtacttagcaactgggttgtagagaccctcgtAAGTCATACAAGtaatataagtaatacaaaatagatagttgggcaaacaagttCATAATGCGTAATGTTTGTTCCGTTCACCTCGGGATCAAAGTCGCACTTGGCATTTGAATGTTTGTTTTGAAGTACCTATTCCGTCTGTTAGCCACTCAGTACCATCCTGGCGAATTTGAAGAGTTACTAAATCAGGAATCATTCCTTGGTTATGAGATATCTCTAAGAACGATCCGATGCCTggaagaaaatacatgtattaccattCATTAGGGTTTATTTATGTGAAAATGTACTTTACTTGAATACTTGGAAGAAATGATAATAGGAAAATCACTTTgtaatatgtaaacattacactccaaaagaaaaaaaggagaACAATTTCGCTCCTCCAGAGTCTGAGAGATTAATCATTCCTactaatatacaatatatatatatcttgccTGAATTATAGAGTGGGATCCATTGTGATTCATACTTTGGCGTT encodes the following:
- the LOC125668336 gene encoding uncharacterized protein LOC125668336, whose protein sequence is MQVSLKNFILMPFLICCFVELQVTSRCVNHPHYVSQWTSVEAQNKKQPIALEHECGDFPAKVEIQIRPTTGNWTNFYFPGIASSQRDDDLNITYGGIAYKYNKDEIRLFIPSANDGYPTGTIIYTGGSMWRGPVSQNERRAEVRALVWCPENLPTPKYESQWIPLYNSGIGSFLEISHNQGMIPDLVTLQIRQDGTEWLTDGIGSMTALGPDNDTSWGGVIYGYNRSHVRIWAPCRKNGQLFSADDGWGSAKESWSHGRVRIKVWRVTNTHFVTAELSQDHHPDLLFHTAYDQSKDLLIAKVWVNTGNNAGFLFPISGAVQNDQTVSNFGGIICSASNATMRIWTPVSTGPGYLLYINQDWGNSMYPQSSKKATLIVQIWQSSTCENPATVPPQSTPSFSTSLPQQKSTKSNQQPQPVETSHILSGAAPTTNSQLPSISTSVLRQNGTASKRHSQSTETSDLSPALIPAVVGGSLLLLVISGLVVARILWKRQKKNRVDGETRQD